A portion of the Gossypium arboreum isolate Shixiya-1 chromosome 8, ASM2569848v2, whole genome shotgun sequence genome contains these proteins:
- the LOC108468243 gene encoding uncharacterized protein LOC108468243, whose protein sequence is MDDSCAVCAETLEWVAYGACGHRDVCSNCVARLRFICNNRRCCICKTESDVIFVTKFLGDYTSLVNDFSVLPYDVREGRMGSYWYHEDTQAFFDDVDHYKMIKAMCKLSCTVCDKMEDRSNDGMKRRVQFRNIEQLKNHLIHRHRRAMCSLCLAGRKVFICEQKLYTRAQVNQHINTGNSEVDGTESERGGFMGHPKCVFCNTPFYGESELYSHMSIEHYTCHICQRRHPGHNKYYKNYDDLEIHFRRDHYLCEDEVCLAKKFIVFRSVADLKRHNTNEHGGHMFRARCNTALQIPTSSQHHQNNEDNRYGRGRTVRRQPSDNDYQLSMAIEASLGTANVPSTSSTVQVVSAYWDTNDVHPFESLSTIDLESSSRYLQALGAGSRGAPFQASSFPPLPIVPSTSRQKSKQGSEDNTKQAHLPCQKNKNKKSFSLVQAWVMQASSSSSQITKTTNIAAVASPITGKGVAELSYTSSSHAQAQTQSTTADILTESGSGMSSGNVSRISHSSSAPNHANGGYPESEPLVSGFPPVCGAQRHKHSSSSRVLRIVKEVHMTNKSLAEQMMRCS, encoded by the exons ATGGACGACAGCTGTGCTGTGTGTGCTGAAACTTTAGAATGGGTTGCCTACGGCGCCTGCGGTCACCGGGACGTCTGCTCCAACTGCGTCGCTCGTCTCCGCTTCATCTGCAACAATCGCCGCTGCTGCATCTGCAAGACTGAGTCCGATGTCATCTTCGTCACTAAG TTTTTAGGGGATTACACGAGCTTGGTCAATGACTTCTCTGTATTGCCATATGATGTAAGAGAAGGACGGATGGGTTCGTACTGGTACCATGAGGATACGCAAGCCTTTTTCGATGATGTTGATCACTACAAAATGATCAAGGCAATGTGCAAGCTTTCATGTACTGTATGTGACAAGATGGAGGATCGATCAAATGATGGGATGAAGCGACGGGTGCAGTTTAGGAACATTGAACAGTTGAAAAATCATTTGATTCATAGGCATAGACGGGCTATGTGCAGCCTATGTTTGGCAGGACGGAAG GTGTTTATATGTGAACAAAAACTATATACAAGAGCACAGGTGAATCAACATATAAACACAGGTAACTCTGAGGTGGATGGGACCGAGAGTGAGAGAGGTGGATTCATGGGGCATCCAAAGTGTGTGTTCTGCAACACCCCATTCTATGGGGAAAGTGAGTTATACTCCCATATGTCCATAGAGcattatacatgtcatatatgtCAAAG GCGGCATCCAGGACATAATAAATATTACAAGAATTATGATGATCTCGAG ATCCATTTTCGCCGAGATCATTACCTATGTGAGGATGAGGTTTGCCTTGCCAAAAAGTTTATTGTCTTTCGGTCTGTAGCTGACCTAAAG AGGCATAATACCAATGAACATGGAGGTCACATGTTTCGTGCACGGTGTAATACTGCTTTACAA ATACCGACCAGctctcaacatcatcaaaatAATGAAGATAATCGTTATGGAAGGGGGCGAACGGTTCGACGTCAACCATCTGATAATGACTATCAACTTTCAATGGCCATTGAGGCAAGTTTGGGGACAGCCAATGTGCCCTCAACGTCATCTACTGTGCAGGTTGTCTCTGCTTATTGGGACACAAATGATGTTCATCCTTTTGAATCATTATCTACAATAGATCTCGAATCATCTTCAAGATATCTTCAAGCATTGGGGGCAGGCTCTAGGGGTGCACCTTTTCAAGCATCTTCTTTTCCTCCACTTCCCATTGTTCCCAGCACCAGTCGACAAAAATCTAAACAGGGCTCAGAAGATAACACCAAGCAAGCTCATCTACCATGCCAGAAGAACAAGAATAAAAAGTCATTTAGTTTAGTTCAGGCATGGGTCATGCAAGCATCAAGTAGTTCAAGTCAAATTACTAAAACAACAAATATTGCAGCCGTGGCATCACCTATTACAGGTAAGGGAGTTGCAGAATTGAGCTATACAAGTTCAAGTCATGCACAGGCTCAGACTCAATCGACAACAGCAGATATATTAACAGAATCTGGTTCTGGAATGAGCTCAGGCAATGTAAGTAGGATTAGCCACTCTTCATCAGCTCCAAATCATGCTAATGGTGGATACCCTGAATCAGAACCATTGGTTTCTGGGTTTCCTCCGGTTTGTGGAGCACAAAGGCACAAGCATTCTTCAAGCAGCCGGGTTCTGAGGATTGTAAAAGAAGTTCATATGACCAACAAATCTTTAGCTGAACAGATGATGAGATGCTCTTGA